The following coding sequences lie in one Seriola aureovittata isolate HTS-2021-v1 ecotype China chromosome 5, ASM2101889v1, whole genome shotgun sequence genomic window:
- the LOC130169339 gene encoding dynamin-1-like isoform X1, which yields MGNRGMEELIPLVNQLQDAFSSIGQNASLDLPQIAVVGGQSAGKSSVLENFVGKDFLPRGSGIVTRRPLVLQLITCPTEYAEFLHCKGKKFTDFDEVRQEIEAETDRVTGHNKGISPVPINLRVYSPNVLNLTLVDLPGMTKVPVGDQPADIEHQIREMLMQFVTKDNCLLLAVSPANSDLANSDALKIAKEVDPQGLRTIGVITKLDLMDEGTDARDILENKLLPLRRGYIGVVNRSQKDIDGKKDINAALQAERKFFLSHPAYRHLADRMGTAFLQKILNQQLTNHIRDTLPGLRSKLQSQLLSIEKEVEEYKNFRPDDPSRKTKALLQMVQQFAVDFEKRIEGSGDQVDTYELSGGAKINRIFHERFPFDLVKLEGDEKTLRKEISYAIKNIHGIRTGLFTPDMAFETIVKRQIAQIKEPCQKCVDMVISELVNTVRQCTQKLAQYPMLREEMERIVTQHIRDRESRTKNQVMLLIDIELAYMNTNHEDFIGFANAQQKSSQMHKKKAAGNQDEIMVIRKGWLTINNIGIMKGGAKEYWFVLTAETLSWYKDDEEKEKKYMLPVDNLKLKDIEKSFMSSKHIFALFNTEHRNVYKDYRQLELASESQEEVDSWKASFLRAGVYPERSVDKEKVEVEESSGDGQIHSLDPQLERQVEIVRNLVDSYLSIIHRTVRDLIPKTIMHLMVNNTKEFIHADLLAQLYSCGDQNSLMEESQEQAQHRDEMLRMYHALREGLNIIGDISTSTITTAMPPPVDDSWLQVTGMPSGRRSPMSSPTPQRRAPPGPPRPGGRAAPGPPSRPAVSPDPGPPPSVPSRPNRAPPPGVPSRPSKGSPAHGESPQSSIEG from the exons ATGGGGAACCGGGGGATGGAGGAGCTGATCCCGCTGGTGAACCAGCTCCAGGACGCCTTCTCCTCCATCGGCCAGAACGCCAGTCTCGACCTGCCGCAGATCGCAGTGGTGGGCGGGCAGAGCGCCGGGAAGAGCTCGGTGCTGGAGAACTTCGTGGGCAA agACTTCCTCCCTCGTGGTTCAGGTATCGTCACCCGGCGCCCCCTGGTGCTGCAGCTCATCACCTGTCCCACAG agtACGCTGAGTTCCTGCACTGCAAAGGGAAGAAGTTCACAGACTTTGATGAAGTTCGTCAGGAGATCGAGGCCGAGACGGATCGAGTGACTGGACACAACAAGGGGATCAGTCCAGTTCCCATCAACCTGAGAGTCTACTCCCCCAATg TGTTGAACCTGACTCTGGTGGATCTTCCTGGGATGACTAAAGTCCCGGTGGGGGACCAGCCGGCCGACATCGAGCACCAGATCAGAGAAATGTTGATGCAGTTTGTCACCAAGGACAACTGCCTCCTATTGGCTGTTTCTCCCGCCAACTCTGACCTCGCCAACTCTGATGCTCTGAAGATCGCCAAGGAGGTCGACCCGCAAG gtcTGAGGACCATCGGTGTGATCACCAAACTGGATCTGATGGATGAAGGAACTGATGCCAGGGACATCCTGGAGAACAAGCTGCTGCCGCTCCGCAGAG GTTACATCGGGGTGGTGAATCGCAGTCAGAAGGACATCGACGGGAAGAAGGACATCAATGCAGCACTGCAGGCCGAGAGGAAGTTCTTCCTGTCTCACCCGGCATACCGACACCTGGCTGACCGCATGGGAACCGCCTTCCTGCAGAAAATCCTCAACCAG CAACTTACCAACCACATCCGGGACACGTTGCCAGGGTTACGCAGCAAATTGCAGAGCCAGCTGCTGTCCAttgagaaggaggtggaggagtacAAGAACTTCAGACCTGACGACCCAAGCCGCAAGACCAAGGCTCTGCTgca gatggTGCAGCAGTTTGCAGTGGACTTTGAGAAGCGGATCGAAGGATCTGGAGATCAGGTCGACACCTATGAGCTGTCGGGAGGAGCCAAGATCAACCGGATCTTCCACGAACGCTTCCCATTTGATCTGgtcaag ttggaGGGTGATGAGAAGACCCTTCGTAAAGAGATCAGCTACGCCATCAAGAACATCCATGGAATCAG GACTGGTCTGTTTACACCTGACATGGCGTTTGAGACAATCGTGAAGCGTCAGATCGCTCAGATCAAAGAGCCGTGTCAGAAATGTGTCGACATGGTGATCAGTGAGCTGGTGAACACCGTCAGGCAGTGTACACAAAAG TTAGCTCAATATCCAATgctcagagaggagatggagagaattGTCACTCAGCACATCAGAGACCGAGAGAGTCGCACCAAAAACCAG GTGATGCTGTTGATTGACATTGAGCTGGCCTACATGAACACTAACCATGAAGACTTCATCGGCTTCGCAAA cgcTCAGCAGAAGAGCAGTCAGATGCACAAGAAGAAAGCAGCAGGAAACCAG GACGAGATCATG GTGATCCGTAAAGGTTGGCTCACCATCAACAACATCGGCATCATGAAGGGCGGAGCTAAAGAGTACTGGTTTGTCCTGACTGCAGAGACGCTGTCCTGGTACAAAGATgacgag gagaaggagaagaagtaCATGCTTCCTGTGGACAACCTGAAACTGAAAGACATTGAGAAAAGCTTCATGTCCAGCAAACACATCTTCGCTCTGTTCAACACTGAGCACAG GAATGTGTACAAGGACTACCGTCAGCTGGAGCTGGCCAGTGAGtctcaggaggaggtggacagCTGGAAGGCTTCTTTCCTACGAGCCGGAGTGTACCCTGAACGCAGCGTG GACAAAGAGAAG gtggaggtggaggagtcgAGCGGCGATGGGCAGATCCACAGTCTGGACCCACAGCTGGAGCGACAGGTGGAGATCGTCAGGAACCTGGTGGATTCCTACTTGTCCATCATCCACCGCACCGTCAGAGACCTGATCCCCAAGACCATCATGCACCTGATGGTCAACAAC acGAAGGAGTTCATCCACGCCGACCTCCTCGCTCAGCTCTACTCCTGCGGAGACCAGAACTCCCTGATGGAGGAGTCCCAGGAACAg GCTCAGCACCGTGATGAGATGTTGAGGATGTACCACGCTCTGCGCGAAGGCCTCAACATCATCGGTGACATCAGcacctccaccatcaccacagCGATGCCTCCACCTGTCGACGACTCCTGGCTGCAGGTGACGGGGATGCCGTCGGGACGCAG gtctcCTATGTCCAGTCCGACCCCCCAGCGTCGGGCCCCTCCTGGACCCCCTCGCCCAGGCGGTCGTGCAGCCCCAGGGCCCCCCTCTCGTCCCGCAGTGTCACCTGACCCTGGACCCCCTCCGTCTGTCCCCTCCCGGCCCAACAGAGCACCCCCACCTGGAGTCCCCAG TCGTCCCAGTAAAGGTAGCCCCGCCCACGGAGAGAGCCCCCAGTCTTCTATTGAGGGTTAA
- the LOC130169339 gene encoding dynamin-1-like isoform X2, with amino-acid sequence MGNRGMEELIPLVNQLQDAFSSIGQNASLDLPQIAVVGGQSAGKSSVLENFVGKDFLPRGSGIVTRRPLVLQLITCPTEYAEFLHCKGKKFTDFDEVRQEIEAETDRVTGHNKGISPVPINLRVYSPNVLNLTLVDLPGMTKVPVGDQPADIEHQIREMLMQFVTKDNCLLLAVSPANSDLANSDALKIAKEVDPQGLRTIGVITKLDLMDEGTDARDILENKLLPLRRGYIGVVNRSQKDIDGKKDINAALQAERKFFLSHPAYRHLADRMGTAFLQKILNQQLTNHIRDTLPGLRSKLQSQLLSIEKEVEEYKNFRPDDPSRKTKALLQMVQQFAVDFEKRIEGSGDQVDTYELSGGAKINRIFHERFPFDLVKLEGDEKTLRKEISYAIKNIHGIRTGLFTPDMAFETIVKRQIAQIKEPCQKCVDMVISELVNTVRQCTQKLAQYPMLREEMERIVTQHIRDRESRTKNQVMLLIDIELAYMNTNHEDFIGFANAQQKSSQMHKKKAAGNQVIRKGWLTINNIGIMKGGAKEYWFVLTAETLSWYKDDEEKEKKYMLPVDNLKLKDIEKSFMSSKHIFALFNTEHRNVYKDYRQLELASESQEEVDSWKASFLRAGVYPERSVDKEKVEVEESSGDGQIHSLDPQLERQVEIVRNLVDSYLSIIHRTVRDLIPKTIMHLMVNNTKEFIHADLLAQLYSCGDQNSLMEESQEQAQHRDEMLRMYHALREGLNIIGDISTSTITTAMPPPVDDSWLQVTGMPSGRRSPMSSPTPQRRAPPGPPRPGGRAAPGPPSRPAVSPDPGPPPSVPSRPNRAPPPGVPSRPSKGSPAHGESPQSSIEG; translated from the exons ATGGGGAACCGGGGGATGGAGGAGCTGATCCCGCTGGTGAACCAGCTCCAGGACGCCTTCTCCTCCATCGGCCAGAACGCCAGTCTCGACCTGCCGCAGATCGCAGTGGTGGGCGGGCAGAGCGCCGGGAAGAGCTCGGTGCTGGAGAACTTCGTGGGCAA agACTTCCTCCCTCGTGGTTCAGGTATCGTCACCCGGCGCCCCCTGGTGCTGCAGCTCATCACCTGTCCCACAG agtACGCTGAGTTCCTGCACTGCAAAGGGAAGAAGTTCACAGACTTTGATGAAGTTCGTCAGGAGATCGAGGCCGAGACGGATCGAGTGACTGGACACAACAAGGGGATCAGTCCAGTTCCCATCAACCTGAGAGTCTACTCCCCCAATg TGTTGAACCTGACTCTGGTGGATCTTCCTGGGATGACTAAAGTCCCGGTGGGGGACCAGCCGGCCGACATCGAGCACCAGATCAGAGAAATGTTGATGCAGTTTGTCACCAAGGACAACTGCCTCCTATTGGCTGTTTCTCCCGCCAACTCTGACCTCGCCAACTCTGATGCTCTGAAGATCGCCAAGGAGGTCGACCCGCAAG gtcTGAGGACCATCGGTGTGATCACCAAACTGGATCTGATGGATGAAGGAACTGATGCCAGGGACATCCTGGAGAACAAGCTGCTGCCGCTCCGCAGAG GTTACATCGGGGTGGTGAATCGCAGTCAGAAGGACATCGACGGGAAGAAGGACATCAATGCAGCACTGCAGGCCGAGAGGAAGTTCTTCCTGTCTCACCCGGCATACCGACACCTGGCTGACCGCATGGGAACCGCCTTCCTGCAGAAAATCCTCAACCAG CAACTTACCAACCACATCCGGGACACGTTGCCAGGGTTACGCAGCAAATTGCAGAGCCAGCTGCTGTCCAttgagaaggaggtggaggagtacAAGAACTTCAGACCTGACGACCCAAGCCGCAAGACCAAGGCTCTGCTgca gatggTGCAGCAGTTTGCAGTGGACTTTGAGAAGCGGATCGAAGGATCTGGAGATCAGGTCGACACCTATGAGCTGTCGGGAGGAGCCAAGATCAACCGGATCTTCCACGAACGCTTCCCATTTGATCTGgtcaag ttggaGGGTGATGAGAAGACCCTTCGTAAAGAGATCAGCTACGCCATCAAGAACATCCATGGAATCAG GACTGGTCTGTTTACACCTGACATGGCGTTTGAGACAATCGTGAAGCGTCAGATCGCTCAGATCAAAGAGCCGTGTCAGAAATGTGTCGACATGGTGATCAGTGAGCTGGTGAACACCGTCAGGCAGTGTACACAAAAG TTAGCTCAATATCCAATgctcagagaggagatggagagaattGTCACTCAGCACATCAGAGACCGAGAGAGTCGCACCAAAAACCAG GTGATGCTGTTGATTGACATTGAGCTGGCCTACATGAACACTAACCATGAAGACTTCATCGGCTTCGCAAA cgcTCAGCAGAAGAGCAGTCAGATGCACAAGAAGAAAGCAGCAGGAAACCAG GTGATCCGTAAAGGTTGGCTCACCATCAACAACATCGGCATCATGAAGGGCGGAGCTAAAGAGTACTGGTTTGTCCTGACTGCAGAGACGCTGTCCTGGTACAAAGATgacgag gagaaggagaagaagtaCATGCTTCCTGTGGACAACCTGAAACTGAAAGACATTGAGAAAAGCTTCATGTCCAGCAAACACATCTTCGCTCTGTTCAACACTGAGCACAG GAATGTGTACAAGGACTACCGTCAGCTGGAGCTGGCCAGTGAGtctcaggaggaggtggacagCTGGAAGGCTTCTTTCCTACGAGCCGGAGTGTACCCTGAACGCAGCGTG GACAAAGAGAAG gtggaggtggaggagtcgAGCGGCGATGGGCAGATCCACAGTCTGGACCCACAGCTGGAGCGACAGGTGGAGATCGTCAGGAACCTGGTGGATTCCTACTTGTCCATCATCCACCGCACCGTCAGAGACCTGATCCCCAAGACCATCATGCACCTGATGGTCAACAAC acGAAGGAGTTCATCCACGCCGACCTCCTCGCTCAGCTCTACTCCTGCGGAGACCAGAACTCCCTGATGGAGGAGTCCCAGGAACAg GCTCAGCACCGTGATGAGATGTTGAGGATGTACCACGCTCTGCGCGAAGGCCTCAACATCATCGGTGACATCAGcacctccaccatcaccacagCGATGCCTCCACCTGTCGACGACTCCTGGCTGCAGGTGACGGGGATGCCGTCGGGACGCAG gtctcCTATGTCCAGTCCGACCCCCCAGCGTCGGGCCCCTCCTGGACCCCCTCGCCCAGGCGGTCGTGCAGCCCCAGGGCCCCCCTCTCGTCCCGCAGTGTCACCTGACCCTGGACCCCCTCCGTCTGTCCCCTCCCGGCCCAACAGAGCACCCCCACCTGGAGTCCCCAG TCGTCCCAGTAAAGGTAGCCCCGCCCACGGAGAGAGCCCCCAGTCTTCTATTGAGGGTTAA
- the LOC130169339 gene encoding dynamin-1-like isoform X3, producing the protein MGNRGMEELIPLVNQLQDAFSSIGQNASLDLPQIAVVGGQSAGKSSVLENFVGKDFLPRGSGIVTRRPLVLQLITCPTEYAEFLHCKGKKFTDFDEVRQEIEAETDRVTGHNKGISPVPINLRVYSPNVLNLTLVDLPGMTKVPVGDQPADIEHQIREMLMQFVTKDNCLLLAVSPANSDLANSDALKIAKEVDPQGLRTIGVITKLDLMDEGTDARDILENKLLPLRRGYIGVVNRSQKDIDGKKDINAALQAERKFFLSHPAYRHLADRMGTAFLQKILNQQLTNHIRDTLPGLRSKLQSQLLSIEKEVEEYKNFRPDDPSRKTKALLQMVQQFAVDFEKRIEGSGDQVDTYELSGGAKINRIFHERFPFDLVKLEGDEKTLRKEISYAIKNIHGIRTGLFTPDMAFETIVKRQIAQIKEPCQKCVDMVISELVNTVRQCTQKLAQYPMLREEMERIVTQHIRDRESRTKNQVMLLIDIELAYMNTNHEDFIGFANAQQKSSQMHKKKAAGNQDEIMVIRKGWLTINNIGIMKGGAKEYWFVLTAETLSWYKDDEEKEKKYMLPVDNLKLKDIEKSFMSSKHIFALFNTEHRNVYKDYRQLELASESQEEVDSWKASFLRAGVYPERSVDKEKVEVEESSGDGQIHSLDPQLERQVEIVRNLVDSYLSIIHRTVRDLIPKTIMHLMVNNTKEFIHADLLAQLYSCGDQNSLMEESQEQAQHRDEMLRMYHALREGLNIIGDISTSTITTAMPPPVDDSWLQVTGMPSGRRSPMSSPTPQRRAPPGPPRPGGRAAPGPPSRPAVSPDPGPPPSVPSRPNRAPPPGVPRISISDQ; encoded by the exons ATGGGGAACCGGGGGATGGAGGAGCTGATCCCGCTGGTGAACCAGCTCCAGGACGCCTTCTCCTCCATCGGCCAGAACGCCAGTCTCGACCTGCCGCAGATCGCAGTGGTGGGCGGGCAGAGCGCCGGGAAGAGCTCGGTGCTGGAGAACTTCGTGGGCAA agACTTCCTCCCTCGTGGTTCAGGTATCGTCACCCGGCGCCCCCTGGTGCTGCAGCTCATCACCTGTCCCACAG agtACGCTGAGTTCCTGCACTGCAAAGGGAAGAAGTTCACAGACTTTGATGAAGTTCGTCAGGAGATCGAGGCCGAGACGGATCGAGTGACTGGACACAACAAGGGGATCAGTCCAGTTCCCATCAACCTGAGAGTCTACTCCCCCAATg TGTTGAACCTGACTCTGGTGGATCTTCCTGGGATGACTAAAGTCCCGGTGGGGGACCAGCCGGCCGACATCGAGCACCAGATCAGAGAAATGTTGATGCAGTTTGTCACCAAGGACAACTGCCTCCTATTGGCTGTTTCTCCCGCCAACTCTGACCTCGCCAACTCTGATGCTCTGAAGATCGCCAAGGAGGTCGACCCGCAAG gtcTGAGGACCATCGGTGTGATCACCAAACTGGATCTGATGGATGAAGGAACTGATGCCAGGGACATCCTGGAGAACAAGCTGCTGCCGCTCCGCAGAG GTTACATCGGGGTGGTGAATCGCAGTCAGAAGGACATCGACGGGAAGAAGGACATCAATGCAGCACTGCAGGCCGAGAGGAAGTTCTTCCTGTCTCACCCGGCATACCGACACCTGGCTGACCGCATGGGAACCGCCTTCCTGCAGAAAATCCTCAACCAG CAACTTACCAACCACATCCGGGACACGTTGCCAGGGTTACGCAGCAAATTGCAGAGCCAGCTGCTGTCCAttgagaaggaggtggaggagtacAAGAACTTCAGACCTGACGACCCAAGCCGCAAGACCAAGGCTCTGCTgca gatggTGCAGCAGTTTGCAGTGGACTTTGAGAAGCGGATCGAAGGATCTGGAGATCAGGTCGACACCTATGAGCTGTCGGGAGGAGCCAAGATCAACCGGATCTTCCACGAACGCTTCCCATTTGATCTGgtcaag ttggaGGGTGATGAGAAGACCCTTCGTAAAGAGATCAGCTACGCCATCAAGAACATCCATGGAATCAG GACTGGTCTGTTTACACCTGACATGGCGTTTGAGACAATCGTGAAGCGTCAGATCGCTCAGATCAAAGAGCCGTGTCAGAAATGTGTCGACATGGTGATCAGTGAGCTGGTGAACACCGTCAGGCAGTGTACACAAAAG TTAGCTCAATATCCAATgctcagagaggagatggagagaattGTCACTCAGCACATCAGAGACCGAGAGAGTCGCACCAAAAACCAG GTGATGCTGTTGATTGACATTGAGCTGGCCTACATGAACACTAACCATGAAGACTTCATCGGCTTCGCAAA cgcTCAGCAGAAGAGCAGTCAGATGCACAAGAAGAAAGCAGCAGGAAACCAG GACGAGATCATG GTGATCCGTAAAGGTTGGCTCACCATCAACAACATCGGCATCATGAAGGGCGGAGCTAAAGAGTACTGGTTTGTCCTGACTGCAGAGACGCTGTCCTGGTACAAAGATgacgag gagaaggagaagaagtaCATGCTTCCTGTGGACAACCTGAAACTGAAAGACATTGAGAAAAGCTTCATGTCCAGCAAACACATCTTCGCTCTGTTCAACACTGAGCACAG GAATGTGTACAAGGACTACCGTCAGCTGGAGCTGGCCAGTGAGtctcaggaggaggtggacagCTGGAAGGCTTCTTTCCTACGAGCCGGAGTGTACCCTGAACGCAGCGTG GACAAAGAGAAG gtggaggtggaggagtcgAGCGGCGATGGGCAGATCCACAGTCTGGACCCACAGCTGGAGCGACAGGTGGAGATCGTCAGGAACCTGGTGGATTCCTACTTGTCCATCATCCACCGCACCGTCAGAGACCTGATCCCCAAGACCATCATGCACCTGATGGTCAACAAC acGAAGGAGTTCATCCACGCCGACCTCCTCGCTCAGCTCTACTCCTGCGGAGACCAGAACTCCCTGATGGAGGAGTCCCAGGAACAg GCTCAGCACCGTGATGAGATGTTGAGGATGTACCACGCTCTGCGCGAAGGCCTCAACATCATCGGTGACATCAGcacctccaccatcaccacagCGATGCCTCCACCTGTCGACGACTCCTGGCTGCAGGTGACGGGGATGCCGTCGGGACGCAG gtctcCTATGTCCAGTCCGACCCCCCAGCGTCGGGCCCCTCCTGGACCCCCTCGCCCAGGCGGTCGTGCAGCCCCAGGGCCCCCCTCTCGTCCCGCAGTGTCACCTGACCCTGGACCCCCTCCGTCTGTCCCCTCCCGGCCCAACAGAGCACCCCCACCTGGAGTCCCCAG AATCTCTATCAGTGACCAGTGA